Below is a window of Musa acuminata AAA Group cultivar baxijiao chromosome BXJ3-11, Cavendish_Baxijiao_AAA, whole genome shotgun sequence DNA.
CGCTTTGACGGAGTCCGAACTAAATAAACCGTAGCAGTAACGTGAAGGCAAATAGAAGCCGCTCCTCGTGGGTGACTTGTTTCTGTTTCCGATAACAGATATGGTCATGTTGCCAAAACCGCTCTTCCTCGTCCCTCACCCTCTAACGACGTACGTGCGTGCTTCCAACCACCCTTTCCTCTGCCTCCATTtcatctcctcctccccttccccGGTCATCGTGCACCTGACTCCCTCCCATTGCCGCCTGTACTGACGCAGGAGCTCGCCGGCCCTCCCCATGCACGCCGGTTGATTTCCTGTGTCGCAGCTAGCTGATGAAATGACCGGACCTGAGAGATATGGGGCGTCGACGGCGACAATTGCGGGAACAccattcttctccctcttcttcttgctCTCCCTTTTCTCCTCTGCCTGCGCCCGATCCGGCGGAGGATCCGCCTCGGCGCCCGTGAGGTTTTCTCCCTCCGACAGCTACCTCCTCAACTGCGGCGCGCCGAAGAGCACCCAGCTCGACGACGGCCGCGTCTTCCGCTCTGACCCCcagtcctcctccttcctctcgaCCGATGAAGACGTGAAGGTCGCCGCTGACAACTCGACGGCGAACACTTCGGTGTCCCCGCTGTACCTCACCGCGAGGGTCTTCCCGGCGGAGTCCACCTTCAGCTTCTTCATCTCCAAGCCCGGCCGCCACTGGGTCCGATTTCACTTCTACCCGTTCCCCGCTGCGGACTACAACCTCATGTCGGCGGCCTTCACTGTCAGCACCGACGATATCGTCCTCCTCCACGAATTCAGCCCGCCAGCCCCGCCTTCCCCGTTCCTCAAGGAGTACCTCATTCCCATCGACCGCGACAGGGTGTCGCTCGTCTTCTCCCCCAGGAAGGGCCGTATCGCGTTCATCAACGCCATTGAGGTCGTGTCTGCGCCCGATAACCTCATCGTCGACGCGGCCACAGGCATCAATCCCCAGGGTCAATTCACCGGCGTCTCCAAGTATTCTCTTGAGGTCATGCACCGGGTGAACGTTGGGGGCCCGGTGATCGGATCATCGAACGATACGCTGTCGCGGACGTGGCAAACCGATGCCGAGTTCTtgaaggtggcggcggcggcccaGAACGTCTCCGTGCCGACCCGCACCGTCAAGTACCCCGACGACGGATCGGTCACGCCGCTGATCGCACCCAGCGCGGTCTACACGAGCGCCAGAGAGATGGCCGATTCGAACACCGTCGATCAAAACTTCAACTTAACGTGGCAGTTCGGCGCAGACTCGGCCTTCTCGTACCTCATCCGCATGCACTTCTGCGACATAGTCAGCAAGAGCCTCAATGAGCTCTACTTCAACGTCTTTCTAAATGGTCTGACGGGGGTCTCCAGCCTCGACCTCTCGACGGCGACCGCAGCCCTCGCGGTGCCCTACTACAAGGATTTCGTGATCAACGGCACCACCATCATCAACGAGACCATCACGGTGCAGGTCGGCCCGACGGCTGATTCAGGAACCGGGTCTTCCAACGCCATCCTCAACGGCATTGAGGTCATGAAGATGAGCAACTCGGCGGGCAGCCTCGACGGGCAGTTCGCCGTCGATGGATCGTACCATGGCGGCTCAGCCTCGGGGAGCCTCGCGAGGAGGATTGTCTCGGGCGTGGGGCTCGCACTGGGAGCGATGGCGATGGCCCTGGTGGCAGTGATGTTCTTCCGGTGGAGGCGGCGGCCGGCGGACTGGGAGAAGACCAACAGCTTCTCGTCGTGGCTTCTCCCCCTCCACATGAGCCACTCGACCTTCATGAGTAGCAACAGCAGCTGCAGAGGCAGCTCCCGAAACCGCTATGGATCCCACAAGAGCAAGAGCGGCTACTCGAGCTTCTTCGCGTCCGGCGCCATCGGCCTGGGCAAGATCTATTCCCTGGCCGAGATGCAAGAGGCGACCAACAACTTCGACGAGAAGGAGGTGATCGGCGTCGGGGGGTTCGGGAAGGTCTACATCGGCGCGCTGGAGGGCGGAACCAAACTGGCCATCAAGCGAGGGAACCCGTCGTCGGAGCAGGGGATCAACGAGTTCCAGACGGAGATCCAGATGCTGTCGAAACTCCGCCATCGCCACCTCGTCTCCCTCATCGGCTGCTGCGATGAGAACAACGAGATGAtcctggtgtacgagtacatggccAAGGGACCCTTGAGGGACCACCTCTACGGCGGCACATGCCACACCCCGCTCTCGTGGAAGCAGCGGCTCGAGGTGTGCATCGGCGCCGCTCGAGGCCTGCACTACCTCCACACTGGCGCGTCGGAGGGCATCATCCACAGGGACGTCAAGACCACCAACATCCTGCTCGACGACAACCTCGTCGCCAAGGTCGCCGACTTCGGCCTCTCCAAGGCGGCCCCCTCCCTGGAGCAAACGCACGTGAGCACCGCGGTGAAGGGCAGCTTCGGGTACCTCGACCCGGAGTACTTCCGGCGGCAGCAGCTGACGGAGAAGTCGGACGTGTACTCCTTCGGGGTGGTGCTGTTCGAGGTGCTCTGCGCGAGGCCCGCTCTCAACCCGGCCCTGCCGAGGGAGCAAGTGAACCTAGCGGAGTGGGCGATGCAGTGGCACCGCAAGGGCCAGCTGGAGAAGATCATCGACCCTCACCTGGTGGGAACCATCAGTTCCGCCTCGCTGAAGAAGTACGTGGAGGCGGCGGAGAAGTGCTTGGCGGAGCACGGAGTGGACCGGCCGTCCATGGGAGACGTCCTGTGGAACCTGGAGTATGCCCTGCAGCTCCAGGAGGCTTCCATGGGGCAGCCCAGCGACGACCCCGCCGAAAAGAGCGCCGCGAACATTCCCCTGGAAAGCCCGGCCCGCAACGGCGACGACGTATACGCCTTGACCGATGACGACTCCACGCTGATGGCAAATCCACTGTGCCAAGGGAGGTGAAAGGCTGAATGACCTCGTGGTACTACTTTCCAAGCACGTCAAACAATTCAAGTCATTAGAAGTCCCGACTTCATTTGAAGTCATTGTTTCCTATGTATCTTATCCGATGCCTGCGTTCATTTTAGGCAGTTCTCCGGTGCCTTGTATCTATTTAGATATGGTTCAGGTGTTCTTTCTTTTGTAATGACAACTTGAACattcaatatttttttcttctggCTTGACGTGCGTCGCCGTCTATTACCACATGTGATATCGTAGATTTCTGTGATAACTGTGTCATTGCGTGAAGTAAATCGGCTGCCACATCGTATACAGTATCAACTTGTGACGTAACTGTGTCATTGCGTGAAGTAAATCGGCTGCCACATCGTATACAGTATCAACTTGTGACGAATGCCACGAAAGTTGCATCAAATCCTTCAAATTTTGGCAGGTAATTTTTATCTTGCTGTTCAAAATGTTAAAAAGTTCTAAACCAAGAAACACTACCACCACACATCAGAGATGACACAAAAAAAGGTTAGCAGCAAAACTGATTAACAAAAAAAACCTGATATTTAAATGTTTGACTTtatcaaatatcaaaataaaCCTGATTAAATTTTGTAAAATGGTTCCTCCGAAAGTTCTAGATGCACACATTTTTAAATGAATTTTCTAGTTGATGACTAAGATTCAAGCACAACCGAACTGCTGATTCACCCACCGAGGTGCTATACATTAATGACTGCGATCATCAATGCACGACTACCTTGAGGATCACGTGCACACAGTTCACTATATATAATCTTGACATCAACAAGAAGCACAGAGTACAAAGATAGCTTCTAGCATACCAAGATGAGCATTATATTCAGCTTTCACATATATTGAGCCTACCTAAGATATTGATCTTAATTACCAGAGAAACAACTTTGATAACAGTCGTCACCTTACATGGTTCAAGGGGAGCTAGTTCATCCAAACTACCGCCGAAGCCTAACAGGTAACAGGTCACTTTCTGACCACCTGCCACAGTGATGACAGCCAAAcctgaaaaattattttatttactaCAAGCCACTTGTGATTATATATCATGACAAATAATGGCAACATAAATGAGATACTAAATACATTGATAAAGATATTCTTTTATAAATAAGATAAAACACATTGTTTATACAAGAACTTGCCTCAGATAACTTTGCCAAAAGAAGACAACTAAAACAATATAGAAGTACCAGTAGAAACACCACAACAGGAGTTTTAATATAATGCATTCCACCACCATCTCTTAGAATAAAGATCCAATATTCCTTCAAGTCTCATAAATTTTCAATATACCTCTTAAATTGGATCCCAACAGACAATAACTACTTGGGGCCAATATCCTTCAGAGCACAAATCTGTTCCTCACCCATCGCAGACATCACAGTAACAACCAGATCTTTTCCCTCTGCAAACCCATCTTTGATCTGGcaaaaattaaacataatttcAGGCAAAAAATATTAGATTCCCAAAAAAACCTTTTTAATCAAAGACAAACAGAATCGTTGTAAAAATTTTAACAGGATCATAAAGCCAACATAACACAGGCATTTAGGTATACAAGTATATCTCAGTGCAAGTGAGCAGCTTGGTGTTCAGCTCAAATCTCAGCTTGTTCATTAGCAACCTAAGCCAATCCAAATAGAACTTTCATCTCTCAGATGATCCGAACAGAGAAAAAGAAACATGTTCATCATCTTCAGTCCATCAAGAGTTTAACAGAAAATATTTTGTGTACCCTTTAAACCTATGGTCAAATAAACTGTTAGGAAAGATTAAGATGACACGGTGGGATTTATAAATGTGTTtgtagcaaggattgaaatatcgtatcgtatcggagtttcgacgttcgctcgttacggtacgatattgtataccgagcggtataccactcggtatatatatatatatatatatatatatatataattcaatgaCGTCGTTTCTCTCTTCTCGCAAGCAGGGCGACACCGCctcgtgtgtgtgtgtatatatatatatacatacatatacatatatatatatatatcgttccatCCAGTAACGGACGGTCCATGTACCGATCAGTTGATGGATCGGTATCGCCCGTACCaaatggtattattcgaaattgcataccttgactTTGTAGTTATAGGGTTTATAAAACCTAatcatttatacttttttttccaATGCCGCTACTTTCCTCCATGCAATACTCCTTCCCCACTCCATCGACCAATGCCTTGCCTCCTCCATTCCTATTCCTCTCCTCCAAGCTTCTAATTCCCACACATCTGCCTTCTTCCCCAATCCTGGTAGCACCTCATTTTACCTTCCATGAGAATTTAGAAGACTGATAGAGGTAAAATTGTGCATCCCACACTAACTTGACATTTGGACATTGAATGTCAAAAATTAATTGGCATATTGAACTCACCACATCAGCATCAACCACAACGGAAAATATTCTCCGAATCAAGAATGGTCAATGGAATACTTCCCTACATG
It encodes the following:
- the LOC135652357 gene encoding probable receptor-like protein kinase At5g61350, which codes for MTGPERYGASTATIAGTPFFSLFFLLSLFSSACARSGGGSASAPVRFSPSDSYLLNCGAPKSTQLDDGRVFRSDPQSSSFLSTDEDVKVAADNSTANTSVSPLYLTARVFPAESTFSFFISKPGRHWVRFHFYPFPAADYNLMSAAFTVSTDDIVLLHEFSPPAPPSPFLKEYLIPIDRDRVSLVFSPRKGRIAFINAIEVVSAPDNLIVDAATGINPQGQFTGVSKYSLEVMHRVNVGGPVIGSSNDTLSRTWQTDAEFLKVAAAAQNVSVPTRTVKYPDDGSVTPLIAPSAVYTSAREMADSNTVDQNFNLTWQFGADSAFSYLIRMHFCDIVSKSLNELYFNVFLNGLTGVSSLDLSTATAALAVPYYKDFVINGTTIINETITVQVGPTADSGTGSSNAILNGIEVMKMSNSAGSLDGQFAVDGSYHGGSASGSLARRIVSGVGLALGAMAMALVAVMFFRWRRRPADWEKTNSFSSWLLPLHMSHSTFMSSNSSCRGSSRNRYGSHKSKSGYSSFFASGAIGLGKIYSLAEMQEATNNFDEKEVIGVGGFGKVYIGALEGGTKLAIKRGNPSSEQGINEFQTEIQMLSKLRHRHLVSLIGCCDENNEMILVYEYMAKGPLRDHLYGGTCHTPLSWKQRLEVCIGAARGLHYLHTGASEGIIHRDVKTTNILLDDNLVAKVADFGLSKAAPSLEQTHVSTAVKGSFGYLDPEYFRRQQLTEKSDVYSFGVVLFEVLCARPALNPALPREQVNLAEWAMQWHRKGQLEKIIDPHLVGTISSASLKKYVEAAEKCLAEHGVDRPSMGDVLWNLEYALQLQEASMGQPSDDPAEKSAANIPLESPARNGDDVYALTDDDSTLMANPLCQGR